The Deltaproteobacteria bacterium DNA segment TGGGAACTCGGCCTCGACCCGCTCCCGGAGCCGCGCCGTGATTCGAGCGACCTCAGGCGTAGGCGAGCCGTGTTCGTAGTCGGAGACGGAGAACCAGAGCACGCGCCGGTCCTCGCTGACTTCCAGCCGGAGCTCGATCGCCATTGCGAAAGACCGCTTCAGCTTGTGCGTACTCAGGAAGTCCCTCGGCGGAGACTCCGCGTCGCTGATCGTCTCTTCGACTTCGAGATACGAGGCGTCCTGGAGCTCCGATTTCATCCCGACACTTCGCGCCACCTTCGCAGCCAAGCGCTCGGCGCGCGAGATCTCCGCCGCAGAAAAGCCGCCCTCTTCGGTCTCGGATCTCACTTGGGTTCGGGCGGTATAGGTCCAGCGCGGAAACGGCAAACATGCGCCAGCGGCCAGAAGGAGCGCCACCACCAAGACGAGGCGACGTCGTTCGGTCACGGCTCGCCCGTCATGGAGCGCCACGCGATCCGCGCGCTGAATGCAGCCGTGCCAGCGAGCCGATACGCCTGGCCGTAGGGTCCGAGTCGCCAGGGGTCGCTCCACGCGATCCGGATCCAGGTGCGGGGCGCTCGGTTGGTGCAGCCCTTCGCGCAGAGCCTGTCGTGCTCGAATCCCGCTTCGTCCAGCACGCTGTCGAGCTTGTCGTTGCTGGTCTGGTCTCGGCCCCAATACGGTCCATTCTGCAATGCGTAGCGCGGCACCAGCGTACCTTCGATCAGCCATTGAGATGCGTCGCCCATTCCTCTCAGGTCCCCGTTCAGCGTGCGGTCGATCAGCTTGCCGAGACTCATGAACGGATTGATGACGAGCTGTGAGAACGTGCCGAGCGTGAAGGCGTGGAAATCGACGAGCAGGATCCGCGTCAGGTTCAGGACCATCGGGACCGGCGGGAAGGCCGCGTCGGCGAGCCGCATCTCGGCGACCATGTCTGCGAGCGGTGTGTTCCAGACGTCCGATCTCACCTCCGTGTCGCGCTGCGCAGACGACGGGTCGCGCACGGTCGTGTAGGTCGGGTTGCAGCCGCCGAGCAGCGCGATCGTGTTTCCGTACGGAGCGGAGACGCCGGCGAATCGCCCGCTGGGGTCGACCAGACTCGTCGGGCGGTTCAACACGTACGAGTACGGATTCAGGCCTTGTGAGTCGAAGCTCTGCACCACTTCGTCCGGCGAGATGAATCGCCCCCAGCGAGGCTCGTAGAAGCGCGCGCCGTAGTTGTACAGGCTTTCGGCCGCGTCGTCCTGCGGCTGCCCCGTGAAGCGCTGCCCGACCGCGAACGAGCCGAGCTGCGCGATCGACTCGCCAAACGGCGCGTAGTCGCGCGTCTCGACGACGACCCCGTCACGATTCACCGAGCCGATCACCGAGCCGAGGTGGTCGGTGAGGTGCGCGAGAATCGGCTCGGCGTGGCGGCCGTGGCTTCCCGGGCCCGAGCTCGGAGTCGCTGAGGCGGCCGCGGGCGGGAGCGCAGCGATTCCCGACGCGAGCAGGCTGGCGATGGGAGCCGAGGCGGCGGGCGCGACCCAGGACGTGGCCAGGCTCGCGATGCGCACTCCGCCGACGGAGAAGTACTTGCTCGCGCGGCGCGCAGCGACGTCGTACTCGAAGTCGCCGGCGACGTGGATGATCGACGTCGCGCGCGCACCCGATCCGATCGCGGTTCGCGCAAGATCCCCGAACGCGTCGTACTCGTAGCTCGAGCCCCCGTAGCGATGCAGCTTGCCGCGCGCATTCCAGGCGAAGGTCTCGGTCCCGTAGCCGGCCCCGAGATCGATCCGCGCGGGCTCGCCGCCTTCCGTGGCGAAAATCGCCTCCCAGAGCTCTCCCGCCGCGACGAACTCCGAGAGAAAGCGCGGCTTGCTCGCGTGCTGGTAGACCCACGTGCGGTGGTCCCCGCCCCAGCTCTCGGGCAGGCTGCTGGCCTGCGCGCGCGGGTTTCCGAGCGCGTCGTAGCGCCAGGTCCAGGTGACGGGTTCCTGGCGACCCCTCGCCTTCTCCCACGGACCGGTCGCGCTCGACAGTCTCGAGAGGCCATCGTAAGCGTAGCTCCGACTCACTGACTCGGCCCCGAGCCAGCCTGTCTGGGCGACGAGGCGGCCAAGGCCGTCGAATGCCAGCTCGAGGTCGATCGGAGAGCTCGAAGGAAGATTCAGCGGCTTCGTCGCGCGGCAGCCCTGCAGATCCCCCGATCCGTTCCATGCGGCCAGCAACACTGCGACGAAGTCGTACGGATCGCAGCTACCGCTCTCGTCGACGTCGCAGAGATCGGGGCGCGAGAGCGTCTCGTCGCCGAAGCCGAACATCAGGATCGCGAAGGCGTCCGAGAGCGTCACCTGCCCGGTCCCGTCGACGTCGCCGCACTGGCAGCCGTCGCCGATCCCGTCCGGACCGCTGCCCTCGCCCAGGCCGCCCCGATCGAGCTGTGCCGGGTCCCACGCGTTCGGACAGATGTCGCCGGACACGGGGACCCGGTCCCCGTCGGGGTCGTCCGAGACGGGACTGCCGACGCTCGCCCCGATTCCCGAGAGCCGCGCGGTCGCGGGATCGTACGCGTAGGTCTCGGTCACCAGAGCTGCGCCGCCGGGACCCGCGCCGATCTCGAGCGAGCTCGCTCGGCCGAGCGCGTCGTAGTCGGCGTTGCGCAGGACCGCGCCCGTGAAGACCGGATTCGCGGCGTCGGCCCGGATCTCGCGCAGCCGAAGCCCGTCGTACACGTAATCGATAGCCTCGCCGTCGGGGTAGGTCCGCCGGCGCACGCGGTCGAGCTCGTCGTACTCGAAGGCCGAGTCGAACTCCAATCCGGCCGTGCGCTGCAGGACGCGGCTCCGGCGACCGGCGGCGTCGTATCCGTAGAGGTGGGTGGTTCCCTCGGGGCTCGCCCCGATCACGCCGACCAGCCTCGCGAAGTCCGGGCTCGAGTCGTCGTTGCCGTAGACGAAGCTCGCGTCCGAGACACCGGCTCCGCTCGGAACGAAGCGCGTCGAGGCCAGCCGCCCGAGCGGATCGTAGCTGCGCAGCTCGGCGCGGGAGTTGCTCGACCCGTCGTTCTGGGTGCGCGAGAGTAGGCGCCCCTCGTCGTCGTACTCGAAGCGCCAGACGCCCGAATCCGGATCGTCGATCCGCACGCGGCGCCCGAACGAGTCCCAGAAGATCTCGGTGACGTGATCCTGTGTCGCGCAGCGCGGCCCCATCTCGAGCGACGCGCAGAGCGACGGGTCGCTCGCGATCGGATCGAGAAGCTGGTACAGCCGATCGGCGGCGTCGTACCTGGCCGTCACCGCGTGCGGACTGGACAGGCCCGCTGCGTCGGGATGGTTCGCGACCCGCACGATCCGACCCAGCCCATCGGAGGCGCGCTCCGTGCGCTCGACGCGGTTCGCCGGGCTCGGCGCGCCGAAGTGCGTCTCGTCGATCACCGTCCAGGGCGCGTAGCTCGTGATGTGATGGGTGCTGGCGTCGGGGTCGAGCACGAGCGCGACTCGATCGAGCGCGTCGTAGGAGTACGCGCGAACCAGCGCGGGCCCGCCGACGCGTGGGAGAGACTCCGTCCGCAAGCGGCCGCGGTCGTCGAAGCTGCGCTCGACGAAGACGGTCTCACCGAGCGCGCCGGGGGACTCGTGGCGACGGACGCGCGCGAGCCCGTCGAGAACCTCGCGCTCGACCAGGTCGGCCGCCCCGGCGCGATGGACCCGCGTTTCGAGAACGTTCTCACCCGGCGAGCTCGCCCCGGGCAGCGCGTAGCTCCGCGTCTGGACGTACCCGGTCGCCGGCCGCTCGAGTCGCGCCACGCGCCCGAGATCGTCGTACCCGAGAAGCTCGACGCCGCCCGTCGGAGAGCGGACGCTGCACGGCAGCCCGAGTCCGGGCGGCGGCGCGAGCCCGCTCGGACAGCCGGCGTAGTCGATCCGGGTGGCGAGCGGTCGGAGCGGCGCGGCTACGTCTGCGCCGCGGCGGATCTCCGTCGGGAAGGTCCGGTAGGTCGGGTCGTAGTCGATCTCCGTGCGCAGGCCGTCGGGATCGTCGGGCGTCGCCGCCCCGGTGAGCTGCGCCGGGTTTCCCCAGGCGTCGTAGGAGATCGTCGTCACGGTTCGCGGAGCGTCGATGATCGGCGGGCTCGCGAAGTAATCCGTCAGGAACGCGACGACGACTTCCGGCTTGCCGTTTCCCGCCGAGCTGCAGCCGCTCGCGCCGGAGTGGCAGTACTGCCGCTTCGAGTAGACGTTTCCGGCCGCGTCCTTCACGACCTGAGAGTTCACGCGCGAGACGATCGCGGGGAACGCCTCGGACGCAGCCGCGTAGCCGAGCTCGGTGATGCGCTCGTCGCCCGGCACGTCCTGGCCCGTCGCGGGATTCCATTCGCCCCACTCCTCGAGCCGCGCGACGTTGTAGCTCGCGTCGATCGGATCGCCGTAGTTCCAGACGGTGCGCCGCATGCGCCGGTCCGCTTCGCTGCCCTCGACCGCCTCTTCCGTGCGGGTCGCGAGCAGACAACGCCCCCATCGCTGCGCGTCCGAGACGCCGCCGCCGAGCACCTGCAGGTAGTCGAGCGACTCGCGCTCCATCACGCTCTCGCCGCGCGCTACCTCGCGCGAGGCGAGGCTCGACGCGCAGACCCGATCGGTGCGATACGAAGACGAGATCCGCGTCGGGTCGACGCCCTGCTCGAGCTCGGTCTCGATCACGCTCGCGAAGCCGCGGAACTCCTTTTCGGCGTAGTCGAAGACCCCGCCGCCGTACCAGAGCTCCGAGACGATCGCGGGCGTGCCCGCTCGCCCGTCGCGCCGCGTGACGCGGGTCACGACGGGTCTTCGCAGCACCATTTCGGGATTCGCGGGCAGCCCGGACTCCGTCTGGAGCTGGGCCGACATCGCGTAATGGAGCTCGACCGAGCCGCCGAGCGGGTCGGCCGCTCGCGTGAGCAGGCCCGCAAGCGGCTCCGAGCGCTCTCCGTCGTGATTCGCCGCGCGGCTCTGCAGAAAGACACTTCCTCGTCCGGCGGCGACGTAGTCCGGTCGACCGTCGCCGTTCACGTCGCGAATCGACCTCGCCCCGACGGTGATCCCGTCCGCCTCGATCGCAACCTCGTCGAGCACGTCGACCACGCGCCGGAACAGCGACTCACTCGGATTGAATCCGTGGCCGGTTCCGAAGTGCACGTGCCAGTACGGATCTGCGCCTTCGTTCTGCGCCGAGACGTGATCGAGGAACCCGTCGCCGTTCAGATCGTAGAGCCCCGCGCGGACGTAGAGCGGCGCGGCGATCAACGCTTGCGGAATGACGTCCGCCACGGGCTCCGCGGGAAGGAAGCCCGCGCCGTAGCCGTACGCGACGCTGCTGCGCGTGAGCTGGTCGGGCAGCCCGTCGCCGTTCTGGTCCGCGAGCGCCCGGCTCGTGAGTCCGAAGGAAACGGTCTCGATTCCCACGCCGGGCGGCGCCGGCCAGAGCAGCGGCCCGTCGCCGAAATCGAGATACCCCTGCCCGCCCGCGCCGGTCGCGAGCCCGCGATTGGCGAACACCGCCCAGCCGGTCCAGTCCGGCCAGACCGGGCTCCACGACGCCCCGTCCCAGTAGTCGAACGGGGTCGTGCCACGAGTCGCGAGCAGGTCCGGACGGCCGTCGCCGGTCACGTCCGCGAGCAGAGCGCGGGTGTCGGAGGATCCGTTCGTCGTGCTCGCGATCCGGATCCAGAAGTCGTCCGCGTTCCAGCCGTTCCCGAACGAGAAGTCCCAGAGGTGCGCGAGCTCCAGCGACGTCGGGAGTGTCGCGTCGGAGAACCCGTTCGGACCGCCGAGGCGGACGCCCGCCGCAACCGGCTCGAAGCTTCCCGCTCGGTACGACCCGCCGTGATCGATGTGATCGAGGAAGCCGTCGCCGTCGAGGTCGAGCGTCGCGGCGCGCGAGATCTGCAGCGTCGGGACGGAGAGCGTGGAGGCGAAGAACAGGCGGTCGCCCGACCAGCGATTCCCGCGCGCGAGCGCGTAGCCACAGGCGAGCCCCGAGCCGGGCAGGAAGCGCGTGCCGGTTCCGAGCGCGACCTCGGTCCGGCCCGACGTGCTCACCTCGCTGTAGCCCTGCACGAAGTACAGATCGTCGAGACCGTCCCGGTTGAGATCCGCGATGTTCCAGAAGCCATTCCCGGACGGATCCGCGTGCAGGCCGCCGAGCGGCGGGCACTGGGCCGGAGCCCCGAAGTAGCCCGGCTGGTTCACCTGCTCGAATCCGTCGCCCGCGAGGCGCTCCGAGTACGAGAACGTGTAGGGCGGCAGAGCCGCCCGGGCGTCGGCGCCGATCCGCTGCACGCTCGCGAGCCGGCTTCGCGTGGAATCCGGATCCTGCGTGTAGGCGAGCCGGTAGGTCGTGACGAGCTGGTTCGACGCCGCGCGCACCTCGATCGCGGCCACTCGCCGGTCCACCTGCTGGCGGAATCCGGCCCGGGCCCAGACCGGCCGATCCGGGCGCGGCGCGGAGAGCGGATCGTTCAAGACGAACTCGATGCTGCGATTCGCGGCGCTGCCCGCTCCGTACTCGATCCTGGCGAGATAGGCGACGTTCTCGCTCGAGCTCGTGTCGTAGCCGTAGCGGATCTCGTTCCCGCTCACGTCGGTGCTGCGCTCGAGAAGCCAGCTCGCGACCTCGAACGGCGGGAGCGTCGGGTTGGCGAGCCGCGTCGCGCCGGACGAAGACGCGCCGTAGACGAAGACGCGCCCGTCGCGGTCGGCGATCGTCCAGCCGGACGACTCGCCCATGAACTCGATGATGCGACCGTCGTCGCTCTGGGTGCGGTACCGGCACGGAGCCGACGCCGAGCACGGCTCGCAGGCTCCGGAGTCGCAGATCAGGTCCTGCCCGTCGAGAACGTAGTCCGACCGGTAGCACGCGAACGCGCCGCCGGCGCCGCAGCTGCGCGCGTCGAAGTCGAACGGGCCGGCGGTGCGCGTCTCGCGCTCGATCCGGCTCTCGCCGGCGAGCGACCAGCCGAAACCGAGCCAGCCCGCGGGTCCGCGGCCGTTCCCGCTCGCGTACACCAGCGCGAGCTCGGGCTGGTGCCCGGCGGGTCCGGGCGGGACGACGATCGGAATCCGGTAGCTCGCCTCGCCGGTCGCTTCGAGAACCGAACCGCCCTGCGCGAGCGCACCGAGCGGAATCCCGAAGCAGACCAGAGCCAGAAGCAGGAGACGGGCTCGACACACCATCATCGCACCCCCAGAGCTCGAGAGCGAGCTGTCTGGTTAGTGCGTAGATAAAGCGAATCGTGTCACTCGATGGACGAGTAACTCGAGTCACTCAGTCGACGTGAACGAGACGCCGTGAACGATCGGAAACGCGCTAGTACGCGCCGCCGAGCTTCGAGTGGTCCCACGAGACCACGCGCTCCGGTGCAACCCGGATCACGAAGCGCTTCTCGGCGTTCTTCCGCATCGCATCCATGACCGTCTTCGCGGCGGCCTCGTCGCGCGGCAGCCCCTCGCCGCGGCCGCCCGCGCGCAGCAGCGTGTCGCAGGCGAGCTCGAAGTCGTCGATCAGCTGCGCCCGGCCGTAGAGCACCACGCCGCGCAGCTCCTGGTACTCGATTCCCGTCTCGCAGAGCAGGGAGACGCGAGGGTCGCGCTGGATGTTCTTGATCTTCTGGCTGGTGCGGTAGGTGGCCATGCGGATCGAGTCGTCGGGATCGCGCGCGAACCACATCGGCATCGGGTGCGGAAAGCCGCCGGGGCCGTTCGAAACGATCGTGATCGTCTTCTTCGAGTCGATGAAGCGTCGCACCTCGTCCGGGGTCATCTGGATCTGATCGCGTCGTGACATGGGTCCGATCCTACCTGTTATCCTGCGCGGATGCTGTCGATCGATCTCTCGGGAAAGCGCGCGTTCGTCGCCGGCGTCGCCGACGACTGGGGCTTCGGGTTCGCAATCGCCAAGAAACTGGCCGAGGCCGGCGCCACGGTCTGCGTCGGCACCTGGCCGCCCGCCTACGGGATCTTCACCAAGATGCTCGAGCGCGGGAAGCTGGCCGAGTCGCTGCAGATGCCCGGGGGCGGCACGCTCGCCTTCGAGCGCATCTTCGCGCTCGACGCCGAGTACGACACGCTCGCCGACGCTCCGATCGAGCTGCGCGAGAACCGTCGCTACAAGGAGCACGACGACTTCACGATCCAGGGCGTGGCGGACCGCATGGTCGCCGAGTTCGGCGCGCGCCCGCTCGACGTGGTGGTGCACTCGATCGCAAACGGCAGCGAGGTCAAGAACCCGCTGCTCGAGACCAGCCGCAAGGGCTACCTGTCGGCGCTCTCGGCCAGCGCCTACTCGTTCGTGTCGCTGGTGCAGCGCTTCGGCCCGCTGCTGCGCCCGGGCGCGTCGTTCGTCTCGCTCACCTACATGGCCTCGGAGCGCGTGGTTCCGGGCTACGGCGGGGGGATGTCGTCCGCGAAGGCGGCTCTCGAAAGCGACACGCGCACGCTCGCCTACGAGGCCGGCCGGCGCTACGGCGCGCGCGTGAACACGATCTCGGCCGGGCCCTGGGCCTCGCGCGCGGCCTCGGCGATCGGCTTCATCGAGAAGATGATCGAGTACGCGCGCAAGAACTCGCCGCTTGTCGAGGCGATCGACGCCGCCGACGTCGGCGCCACCGCCGCATTCCTGTGTTCGCCGCTCGCGGCCGGGATCACCGGCACGACCGTCTACGTGGACAAGGGTTATCACTCGATGGGTGTGGGCGTGGACGAGGCGGGCGGCGGGCCGATCTCGAACGCCTGAACGCGGAGGGTCTGCAATGCCTTGGTGGGGGTGGATCGTCCTTGGCGCGGCTCTGCTCGCGGCCGAATCGGTCGTCGACGCGCAGTTCTTCCTGGTGTTCTTCGGCGCGGCCGCGCTGATCACCGGCGCGCTCGCCGCGCTCGGCCTGGCCGGGCCGGTCTGGCTGCAGTGGACGATCTTCGGCGCGCTCTGCGTCGTCGGAGCCGCGACGTTCCGGCGACGGCTCTACGCGCGGATCCGCAGCAGCGCAGGCGAGGTCGGCCAGTCCACGGTCGGCGAGCTCGCCGTCGCGCGCGAGCCGATCGCCCCCGGCGGGCGCGGACAGGTCGAGCTGCGCGGCACGGTCTGGCGCGCGCACAACACCGGCTCCACGGCGCTCGCCCCGGGCGAGACCGCGCGCGTGGCCCGCGTCCTCGGCGTCGAGCTCGAGCTCAGCCGCGACGCCTGATCCCGAACCCGCACAGGAGGACCCCGGATGGACCCGTTCGTCGTGATCGCCGTGCTCGCCGTAGTCGCGCTCGCCGTCTTCGTCATCGCCAAGACGGCGATCGTGGTGCCCCAGCAGGCCGCCTACGTGGTGGAGACGCTCGGCCGCTACAGCCGCACGCTGCAGGCGGGCTTCCACATCCTGATGCCGTTCGTGGATCGCGTCGCCTACCGGCACGAGCTGAAGGAGCAGACCATCGACATCGCCGAGCAGGTCTGCATCACGCGCGACAACGTGCAGGTCGGCGTCGACGGCGTGCTCTACCTGCAGGTGCTCGATCCGCGCCAGGCGAGCTACGGAGTGGTGAACTACGGCTTCGCGATCTCGCAGCTCGCGCAGACCACGCTGCGCAGCGAGGTGGGCAAGATCGACCTCGACCGCACCTTCGAGGAGCGCGGCGCGATCAACTCCGCGCTGGTCACCGAGCTCGACAAGGCCTCGGGCGCATGGGGCGTGAAGGTGCTGCGCTACGAGATCAAGAAGATCATGCCCTCGCACGAGACGCTGGAGGCGATGGAGAAGCAGATGCGCGCCGAGCGCGAGAAGCGCGCGGTGATCCTGACCTCCGAGGGCGAGCGCGACGCGCAGATCAATGCGGCCGAGGGACAGAAGCAGCGCGTGATCAAGGAGTCGGAGGCCACGCGCCAGCTGCAGATCAACGAGGCCGAGGGGCAGGCGCAGGCGATCCTCGCCGTCGCCAACGCCACGGCGGAGGGCCTGCGGAACATCGCCGAGGCGCTGCGCCTGCCCGGCGGCGAGGACGCGATGCGCCTGCGCGTTGCGGAGCAGTACGTCTCGCAGCTCGGGAATCTCGCCAAGGCGGGAAACACCTTCGTGATCCCGGCGAACCTCTCGGACGTCGCGTCGATGCTCACGCTCGCGACGACGCTGGTGAAGGGCGCGGGTGGCGCGCCGGCCGCGCGCTAGCGCTCGGTCAGATCCTCGACGCGCACGCGGGTCTCGACACCCGAGGCGAGGTCCTTCACGACGACGAGCCCATCGGCCCACTCGTCCGGGCCGACGATGACGACGCGTCGGGCGCCGGCGGCGTCTGCGGCCTTCAGCGCCTTTCCGATCCGCGGCAGGCCGTAGGGCGCCTCGGTGGCGACGCCCTGCGCGCGGAGCCGCGCGACCAGCCGCCGCGCGGGGCCGGCGAGCTCGGCCGTGACCGGAACCACGACCACCTCGACACGCGGCGGTGTCGCGGGCAGCAGGCCCCGGGCCGCGAGCAGCTCGCCGAGCACCGCGTCGCCCATGCCGAAGCCGAGCGCGGGAAGCTCGGGACCGCCCAGCGACCGGATCAGGTCGTCGTAACGCCCGCCGCCCGCGACCGCCCGCAGCTCGCGCGGCGCGTCGAAGATCTCCCAGACCGGACCGGTGTAGTAGGCGAGCCCGCGCACGATCCCGAAGTCGGGCACGAGCGCGGAGTCGATCCCGTACTCGCGGCAGGCCTCGAGCACGGCGCCGAGCTCCGGGGCGCTCGCGAGCGGATACGCCGCGCAGTGGCCGAGCAGCTGCTTCGCGCGCGCGGCGCCGAGCAGCGCCTCGAGCCGCTCCCCCGCCGCTCGGTCGCGCCCGAGCTTGTCGATCAGCGCCAGCACGGCTGCGTCCTGCTCGGGAGCGACGTCGAGATCGCGAAGCGTGCGCGCGAGAAGGCGCCGGTCGTTGATGTGCACGCGCACGTCGCGCTCGCCGAGTCCGAGCCGGCGCAGCGCGTCGAGCGCGATCGCGATCGGCTCCGCGTCCGAGGCGGGGTCGCTCGCGCCGAGCACGTCGACGTTCCACTGGTAGAAGGCGCGCAGGCGGCCGCGCTGCGGCTTCTCGTAGCGATAGAACTCCGGAACGCAGTACCACTTGATCGGCCGTGCGAGCCGGTTCGCGCGCGACGCGATCATTCGCGCCAGCGTCGGCGTCATCTCCGGGCGGAGCGCCACCGCGCGGTCGCCCTTGTCGGTGAACGTGTACAGCTGTCCGGAGATCTCCTCGCCCGACTTGGCGGTGAACAGCTCGAGCGACTCGAGAACGGGGCCGTCGAACTCCTCGAATCCGGCGGCGCGCGCCGCGCCGTGCCAGGCCGCTTCGATCGCGCGCCGGATCGCGAGGTCCTCCGGGAAGAAATCCCGGAAGCCGGGCAGGACTTGGAAGCGCATCGCGGCGCATCGTAGCCGAGGCCCGCGCAAACGGCCGCCCGGCTCCACTTCCCGACCCTCCCGTCGAAGAGAGAACTCGTTACCATGCGCGCAAGCGGAGGCCAGAAGTGAACGAGGAGCTTGCCGAGCTCTTCTGCGGCGAGAACGGCGCCTGGGTCGAGGCGCTGTACGAGGACTACGTGCTCGGCCGCGAGCGGGTGGGCGCGTCGTGGCGGCGCCTCTTCGACGAGCTGCACGGGCGCCCGACTGCCGCGGAGCCGGCCGGGCCGCAGGCCGCCGCGGAGCCGACCCCCGCGGTTCCCGCGGTCGGCATCATCGCGCTCGTCGACGCCTACCGCAGCCACGGACACCTGATCGCGAAGCTCGACCCGCTCGGAAGCCA contains these protein-coding regions:
- a CDS encoding pyridoxamine 5'-phosphate oxidase yields the protein MSRRDQIQMTPDEVRRFIDSKKTITIVSNGPGGFPHPMPMWFARDPDDSIRMATYRTSQKIKNIQRDPRVSLLCETGIEYQELRGVVLYGRAQLIDDFELACDTLLRAGGRGEGLPRDEAAAKTVMDAMRKNAEKRFVIRVAPERVVSWDHSKLGGAY
- a CDS encoding enoyl-[acyl-carrier-protein] reductase, encoding MLSIDLSGKRAFVAGVADDWGFGFAIAKKLAEAGATVCVGTWPPAYGIFTKMLERGKLAESLQMPGGGTLAFERIFALDAEYDTLADAPIELRENRRYKEHDDFTIQGVADRMVAEFGARPLDVVVHSIANGSEVKNPLLETSRKGYLSALSASAYSFVSLVQRFGPLLRPGASFVSLTYMASERVVPGYGGGMSSAKAALESDTRTLAYEAGRRYGARVNTISAGPWASRAASAIGFIEKMIEYARKNSPLVEAIDAADVGATAAFLCSPLAAGITGTTVYVDKGYHSMGVGVDEAGGGPISNA
- a CDS encoding NfeD family protein, which produces MPWWGWIVLGAALLAAESVVDAQFFLVFFGAAALITGALAALGLAGPVWLQWTIFGALCVVGAATFRRRLYARIRSSAGEVGQSTVGELAVAREPIAPGGRGQVELRGTVWRAHNTGSTALAPGETARVARVLGVELELSRDA
- a CDS encoding paraslipin; amino-acid sequence: MDPFVVIAVLAVVALAVFVIAKTAIVVPQQAAYVVETLGRYSRTLQAGFHILMPFVDRVAYRHELKEQTIDIAEQVCITRDNVQVGVDGVLYLQVLDPRQASYGVVNYGFAISQLAQTTLRSEVGKIDLDRTFEERGAINSALVTELDKASGAWGVKVLRYEIKKIMPSHETLEAMEKQMRAEREKRAVILTSEGERDAQINAAEGQKQRVIKESEATRQLQINEAEGQAQAILAVANATAEGLRNIAEALRLPGGEDAMRLRVAEQYVSQLGNLAKAGNTFVIPANLSDVASMLTLATTLVKGAGGAPAAR
- the hisS gene encoding histidine--tRNA ligase, which gives rise to MRFQVLPGFRDFFPEDLAIRRAIEAAWHGAARAAGFEEFDGPVLESLELFTAKSGEEISGQLYTFTDKGDRAVALRPEMTPTLARMIASRANRLARPIKWYCVPEFYRYEKPQRGRLRAFYQWNVDVLGASDPASDAEPIAIALDALRRLGLGERDVRVHINDRRLLARTLRDLDVAPEQDAAVLALIDKLGRDRAAGERLEALLGAARAKQLLGHCAAYPLASAPELGAVLEACREYGIDSALVPDFGIVRGLAYYTGPVWEIFDAPRELRAVAGGGRYDDLIRSLGGPELPALGFGMGDAVLGELLAARGLLPATPPRVEVVVVPVTAELAGPARRLVARLRAQGVATEAPYGLPRIGKALKAADAAGARRVVIVGPDEWADGLVVVKDLASGVETRVRVEDLTER